The DNA region TCACCATTTAAAGATTCCTCAGAGCACGTGCCAACTTTAAAGACAAGCCTTTATAAAAGAATATGTGAATATGCATCATAATGTATTAGTAAGGGGCATGGATGCATGAAGTGCTATGTATTTTTGCTTTCattcaaacactcaaacaggTTCATGGGCTTGTCGCGTACCCTGAGCAGGCCGGGGAACCAGCGGTTCTTCACGGTATCATATAGATAGAGGTCGTTGTAGAAGTCGCCCTCCAgtgactcctcctcttcctcatcacaAACCCCACCAAACAGCACCGCCCGCCCCGCCGGGCCCACCGCCAGCGAAAAGCCCGAGCGAGGAGGGGGCTTGCTACCAGAGGGGTTCACCCTGGACCACGACCATTTCTctggaggaaagagaaacagcaaagacaaatcacaaaaaaaaaaaataccaacaAGGATAGAAACTGGGTAACTTCTCTTCTAATCTTTATCACCTGCACTGTCTTAAATGAAGAAGTCTTTTGTACCTTGGCCATCTTTGCCCTCTCGCTTCAGAAGAAACATGTCAGAGTGGATGGTCCCCTTCTCTACATCCTTCTTGACTCTctagataaacacacacaattatcaGCCAGACCACATCACAAAAAGTAGTATATTAGTAATATAGGAGAGGCACACTGGCACACGCACACTCACCACTTTAGAGTATCCCCCGTAGACTATGACGCCCGTGCCGTCGGGCGTGGAGGTCATCTGACAGGCGGAGCGTGGGCAGGGCGCGGAGCCTGACGGAGTGAGGCGTGACCAGGAGAAGGTATCCAGGGAGAACGAGTACACGTCATTGTAGTAGATAAAATCCCTGCGGGGGGGTGGGTAGATAGttatgtttctgtccacctgacaaatgtaaattcaatatccgctctccttttagctctggttttggAGTCCACCAACTccgctctttagctgctaaatgttccactatgttcaccagcacgttgctaactttgtctgtctgctgtttggtgctgggcaggtagagtacagggggtttatcagagcttttcactgaaaagaaaatgcctGCTGCTGCAAGCAAGGTTGATGAGaggccataaaaccaaagcaTTGACGAAAGACACTtaaatgctctgtagagctgagaggaagtgCAGAGCGGGGTGATAATTCTTAGTGAGTTTGTCTCTACAAGTGACTCCTTTCATGGTGCACATCATTTGACCCATTCTTGgcataaaaatattgattagtgcagtttaaaatatatgtacagtgtCTCAAGTAGCTGGAGAGGTCATGCTCTCCCACTAGGAGTCAGTAGCGTTACCTGCCCACTGTCCACTCCCTTACAGACATATTGTCCTTGTTCATTATTCAGTAAACTTCTGCCTACCTGGTGCTCTCGTGGAATCCTCCGAACACCAGCAGCTGTTTCTTGCTGAGGACCATCCGGTGGCCGCTGCGACCTGATGGACCCCCAGGCGccctggaaaaacacaaaacttgaAATCATTTCCGATCGCTGGTGTTTGTAAAATGATCattatgaatacaaaataaaaatccacaGCAGTACGCACCTATGGGACCTGTTTTACTTAATCAAGCTTTATGAGgctctttattcatttaatataaAGTGGTATTTCTGGCCACTCTCAGATCCCTGTACTCACACATTAAATCACTGCCTTGCATCCATCATTACATCTATTTTTATGACCGTCCCCACATACTTGATGTTCTCCCAGGTGTGTGTAGCCAGGTGCAGCACCCACAGGTCCTTGTAGTGGTAGAACTGTTCACCGTTTGGGGAGGCAAACTCTCCCCCAAACACCCAGAGCTGACCCCCACCCTGGGGAACTACCACCGCctgaagggaggagaggagggaggagtgagGCAGAatggaggaagacaggaggggagggagggggctgcatgtacagagagagataaggagGTTTGATGTCCTCAGATTTAATTGGTTTTCTTGCAACAGGCCGTCAGCCGTGATGACTTTGCTGATAAGTCTAAGAAGAAGTTCCCCCTGATTGGCGCTACAGCAGTCTGCCCCCTAATGGCTTAAATGAAGAATCACACAATTGATCGATAACTTCCAAGCAAAATTATATTCCAGTGTAGCAAATGTTTCATTACCAAGGTCTATCAAATATAGCTGTAAACGTATTATGAACACCTGGCATTTGATTAATGCTAATCAGCTGATCTTTGCTTACTTGGAAGCGGTGCAACGTCACTAAAAGTGTTGCCGAGAACCGAATACTCTCATGGAAAGCTGAGAACTTCCACGGGCAGAGGGACAAATAGCGAAGAATGAGGTGTGTGATGGTGACTGTGATTGTCAAAGGCGGTGaaaggatcctgtttgtgggcAGTACCTGGTGAGAGCAGCGTGGGGGTGGAGGGTTGGGGATCTCTGATTTAACCCAGCTGTTCTTCTTGATGCTGTAGAAAAACAGATCGTTGTACAGGTACGTCTGCAGAAAAAGGCAGCAACACGTTTTTAAATCAGGAATTCGTTTAGTGGAATTTCTGCTGCGACATATTgacaaaactgtgtgtgtgtgggtattgTTTACTACCTTCTTTCCATTGAAGAATTCTCCTCCAAACAGGATGAGTTCATCTTTCTCAGGATGGGCAGAAAGAGACGCACTCAATCTGAAACACATGAGAAGACATCAGAGACACGTACATGACTGACAGGCGTGATTCAATGGTTCATGTCACAACTCTGAAACGTCTTcttagccacgctagcagcatggctctagggatggcaatgttgggTCCgtcggactgaaatatctcaacaactgtttgatggattgtcatgaaatttggtacaaacgttcatgcccccctcagggTGATTTGTAATCTTTCTGTGTTCCCCTGAactttcatctagcaccaccatcgGGTCAaaatttggtttatgaccaaatacccgcaaaactaatgacgttcCTGTCGACCTCAGTTgtaccttgtgtttagtgctaattagtaaatgttagcatgccaacatgttAAAACCTACTGATGCCGATACCTGATACATGCtatcagcattttagcataaCACCACCAATAACAATAACACCAACCTTGTAAATTCATTTGGAAGCTAAACTAGTTTGGGGTGTGTGGAAACCTCATGATACTCATCTACGACCGTATGGTGGAGTCagtcattacattttctgttatttcttgGTTTGACAGTCCCTCGACAGGTGGCGAGAACAGGATCCATCACATAGTTAAGAATTTGAGCTTCTCCCGTCTGGCTGGAGATTCAGATTTTCCAGGTTTAACAGGGCAAGAAATCACTTTGTCTCTCATGTcattaaacatgttaaatgcTCCAGATGAGTCAGCGGATGATCTCGCACATAAAAAGTGTTGGCTGGCAATGGTGACGTTGTTTTAACCGTCCTGGATGTTGATGTACATTGTTTTAAGTGAGCTAGTGATGCATTTGTTTGATGTATTTCATTATGTCCTATGgtcaagcctgtgtgtgtgtgtgtgtgtgtgtgtgtgtgtgtcacttggCTTCAAGACAAATTTCCCAATGTGGACAATGAGGCTGAAGTTGAAGAAAGAGATGCGGTCTTTCACCTTGCTGACGGAGGTGGACATGTTGTCTCTACCACTTGGGTCTTCTTTGCATCCAGATTCTGAAACTCAGCAATCATTGCCTCCAAATCGTcctggagacagagaaggaagggaggaaggattAAAGGTAGAACAAAACCAGGAGGATGTTAATGGAGTTCAAAAATAAGCTAACGTTGGGGGGTCTTAGTAATATTACAGTTGTGTTACCTTGCACTGATTTAGTTAGCACTGTGCAGTGAGCATACCAATAGCTAGCTAAAATAATGTTTAACTAACATATTAACAGTCACTTGTACACAGCGACAAAGCTGACGTTAAGTCCTCTTTGTGTCACATGAAAAgtacaaacatgaacatataAAGTTAGCGTTAATCATTTAGTCCAGTTTGTGAGTGGTACCTCCTCTCGTTTGGACCTCTTTGAAacctttttctccattttggcAGCAGTCTTCTCCGCTCCCTtcaccttcttttctttcttgcccTTTTTGCCCATGGCTGCCGCTGTGACTGCACCGACAGATATCGTTAAATTCCCGGGAGTTTTATCAGTTAACGTAAAGTAACTGAACTCACATGGACATCCAAACAAACTCGCATGGCGAATGTCGACGCTTTTCCTCTGACAAGTGAGATTTACTTCCGGCAACAAACAGGACGTTGGCGCAGTGTGGGACTGTAACAGCGCCCTCTGGCGTGTCGGAGGACATATAGAAGTCCAGGCTTTGCCACTGAGCTCTAAACTTTGACTTTCTAAACCACAGACtgcacatgaatgcattttTATATAGAGTCCATGTTCTAAACATACCAAGTTCATTATCCTGTtatctcagacacacacatagctaCATTCATGGTTAAATATGATTTATCCTGAATAAAGATCAGCCAACAAACCCAGGGCAAAGGcaaaacattttaagatttgTCTTAAGTGGCGGGGgaaagtaaacattttactCTTAATAATATTCCCTTGATGTAATGTGTGTTTCACACATTACTTATTACTCATTACTTGTGTTTCACACATTActtaatatatacacacatatttttacatattctatgtatgtacatgtatgtatgtaggggCAGATTAATGCATTAGGGGTCCccgagagaaaaaaagagccacTGGTCCCTATTGTTTAAGGTTATGTACCATGTAAGCATAATGTCAACGGGAATATcgaaactagattttgacataTGGCCGCTGTATAAAACAGGGTCTCAAgattggataaaaaaaaagcagaagcagcCTTAAGATCCTTatcattttagtttttcacATTACCAAACACATTTGTGATGAATGAAGTTGCAAAGTAATTAAttgccacacagacacagcccCAAGTTTTGGGGGTCCGCTGAGGGTCTGGGGCCCCGGGGCGGTGGTTTGCTTTGGCCAGTTATACCATGTAAAGCAAAACCATGGGTCATAAACTCGcttgctgatgatgatgatgatgatgatgattagtaCTGAGTGGTGCTGTGGGTGTCAACACACTCCATGTTCCCATGTGcatcatctgtttgtgtgtctgaatacACGTGTCCATTTATCTTCGCTGTGTGTGGAATGTCACAGAGAGAAACGACAGGTACTAATGAGCACTGAAGTGTCTTGACACCCTGATATCACTAATATCCCTCTCGACAGGCCCTGCGTGAGACTCAGCAAATGGAGTCCCGCTTAAGGACACTTGGACGGCAGTACACATTATCATCAGAAGGGGGCAGCTGTGTCTTTCTTTGGACCCAAGTCATTTAAAACCTTTACAGGCGACTTGAAGCGCGGCACTGCAGCAGCGTGACACCTGGAGGGCGTGTTGCGTTCATCTCCTCTGATAATTAGAGTTTGAGAAATATTTTAGTGCCTGACACCCGAAGAGATAAAATGTCCTAAAGCGACACCTTGATATTGAGTAATGATGTCTGCTTTGTGAAGGGAGGCTAATTTtagatattaatatatataacaaagcCCACTGCAGAATTAAATATGGCAGTCAAAtgattgatatatatatatatatatttctttgaCAATATCAGTGTATGCAGATAATGATCCTTTGAATGGATCGGCCCTCTCTGGTGAAACGGAAGTCTCATCTCACCCCTCTTATCTCCATCACTTGTAATTATTTCACGTCTGTTCCCTGTGATTAAAAATGGAGGACGCAATGTTTAGAGCTGACCTACGCGTTCATCAAGGCTCCTGCCGCGGCTATCAGCCCTTTCCAGCCATCTGTCAGCATATTGTTATATTCATTTTTCCTTCCCAGCATCTACAAACACCCACagaagctcacacacacatcagctgaccacacacacacacacacacacacacacacagcacatgacTGCGCTGCCCAACACCTCACTCCTGACTGCTAACCTTTTGGTGCTTTAGTGAGCCCCCCCCGTATGTGcaactgggtgtgtgtgtgtgtttccatgtgagTAAGGCACGGGATGCAAGTGACTTCCTACTTCCGTTTCGAGGCGTGTTTGATGTGGtcctccctgtgtctgtctACAGTAACAGAGAGCGAGAGCAGTCTGTCCAGAGGGACATGTTAGCGGAGAGCCCGAGAGACTACACCCTCGTCTCCTCCACCTCAGGGCAGTCACACTTTTCATCACAAGTTCTCCACTTGTGCTGCCACACATCCTGTCAAGATGACCTGCAGATTCACATTATATCCAtgtcccaaaaaaaagaaacacacccTCAATGCTGGGGGCCGGACCCCACTGACACATTTCATTAGAGTCATGCGGGGACCCGTAAGACAGGGGCCCATAGACGCGGACCTTCTGAAGTATGCAGAATGTAGTTCCTCGCCCTTACAGGCGAAACACGTGGCATCACACGCCCTTGGGATATAAGATATACTGGTGTGATCAGACAGATAAGCAGACGGGGCGACACCCGGAGAGTATCCCTCCGCCAGGCCTCCGATGGCGATGAAAGCGCCCTGCTTGAAGCGACCGGTTGTCCCACATGCAGGTGTTGCTTTTTTTGGTAGCGGGGCACTAACCGCTCAGCGAAGCCGGCGTGTTATCATCATTTAAATGCAAGTGAATCAAATTCTCTGCCCACACCCTCAACATCGCCCCAGTGGTCGTCCGTGCGTCATCCCTGCGAGTTTATGCGGACTGAAAGTAGGCCGCGCAGGCTGTAACCACTGACGCGAGTGGCGTGAAGATTCCTTTGTGAGACATCACATCAACTAGTTGTCcccaaataaacaaataaaagttgaCTTGGCTTCGTTTGAGTTTCGTTTTTACTGGACTTGATTTTACTTTGAGTTTAATTGAGTTGACTTTTCTTTGCTTGGtttgaatgtgttattttactTGACTCAAATTGACCTGGTTTGGGTTCGTTTGATTTTAGA from Enoplosus armatus isolate fEnoArm2 chromosome 6, fEnoArm2.hap1, whole genome shotgun sequence includes:
- the klhdc4 gene encoding kelch domain-containing protein 4, whose protein sequence is MGKKGKKEKKVKGAEKTAAKMEKKVSKRSKREEDDLEAMIAEFQNLDAKKTQVVETTCPPPSARLSASLSAHPEKDELILFGGEFFNGKKTYLYNDLFFYSIKKNSWVKSEIPNPPPPRCSHQAVVVPQGGGQLWVFGGEFASPNGEQFYHYKDLWVLHLATHTWENIKAPGGPSGRSGHRMVLSKKQLLVFGGFHESTRDFIYYNDVYSFSLDTFSWSRLTPSGSAPCPRSACQMTSTPDGTGVIVYGGYSKVRVKKDVEKGTIHSDMFLLKREGKDEKWSWSRVNPSGSKPPPRSGFSLAVGPAGRAVLFGGVCDEEEEESLEGDFYNDLYLYDTVKNRWFPGLLRGNKSEKKKRRRGKKGGAEGEGAEKEEGEEEEEAAAPQAPTEVIKEIVTEDGTVMTIKEVIPGAQEEEEEEEEEEEEEEDNASAPLVEPCSRSSAMATVRQGKLFLFGGMFEVGDRQFTLNDFYCLDLHKMDQWDVLVEMDPKTQEWLEESESEDEEEEEEEDEAKGAEGEEEEEESEEESEDEEDEDEHPAAQEGETVTDYQIRTEQYWIALARANMGSDAKDKKVAKVALSMAKVFYEDQ